A genomic window from Candidatus Kouleothrix ribensis includes:
- a CDS encoding acetyl-CoA carboxylase carboxyltransferase subunit alpha, which translates to MTTTLTPWDKVQMARHPHRPHTLDYVRGLCDDFVELHGDRRFGDDQAIVGGLARFGNRTVAVIGHQKGRDARENVKRNFGMPRPEGYRKALRFFQHAEKFGFPVLCFIDTPAADPGMQSEERGQGRAIAENLLVMAGLRVPIIATVIGEGGSGGALAIGVGDTLLMLEHSVYSVAAPEASAAILWRDSAKAPDAARAMKITAQDLLELQIIDTIIPEPEGGAHTDTAAMIAAVGDALHRCLDTVCALDTNTLLARRYAKYRAIGRFQQAQARLSGDDEPSVSLPF; encoded by the coding sequence ATGACGACAACGCTGACCCCCTGGGACAAGGTTCAGATGGCGCGCCACCCGCACAGGCCCCATACGCTCGACTATGTGCGTGGCCTGTGCGACGATTTCGTCGAGCTGCATGGCGATCGTCGCTTCGGCGACGACCAGGCGATCGTCGGCGGGTTGGCCCGCTTTGGCAACCGCACAGTCGCGGTGATCGGCCATCAGAAAGGCCGCGATGCGCGCGAGAATGTCAAGCGCAACTTCGGCATGCCACGGCCCGAGGGCTACCGCAAAGCCCTGCGCTTCTTCCAACACGCCGAGAAGTTTGGCTTCCCGGTGCTCTGCTTCATCGATACGCCTGCCGCCGACCCCGGCATGCAGTCGGAAGAGCGCGGCCAGGGCCGGGCTATCGCCGAGAACCTGCTGGTGATGGCTGGCCTCAGAGTGCCGATCATCGCCACTGTGATCGGCGAAGGCGGTAGCGGCGGCGCACTGGCGATCGGCGTGGGCGACACACTGCTCATGCTCGAGCATTCAGTCTATTCGGTGGCGGCACCCGAGGCCAGCGCGGCCATCCTCTGGCGCGACTCGGCCAAGGCCCCCGATGCGGCCCGCGCTATGAAGATCACCGCCCAGGATCTGCTCGAGCTGCAGATCATCGACACAATCATCCCCGAGCCAGAGGGCGGCGCGCATACCGACACCGCCGCCATGATCGCTGCCGTCGGCGATGCGCTGCACCGCTGCCTGGACACTGTCTGCGCGCTCGACACCAACACACTGCTGGCCCGGCGCTACGCCAAATACCGCGCGATCGGCCGCTTCCAGCAGGCCCAGGCCCGGCTGAGCGGCGACGACGAACCCTCGGTTAGCCTGCCGTTCTAG
- a CDS encoding flippase-like domain-containing protein, protein MEQPIEPLAQPKPPKAYAARWRVLLGLLMTGGVIWLVVYNWAWLIEALGLARDAQPIWLAAALAVILASYMVSGQVFRVALRAQGYRIGTLRAWLTALVAIIISQSMPAGGVGSYAFLVTTFRRRGVALGTTALVATLELISYSSAMTLIALFSLIYLSVHSVTAGVAGAAFVVPLLIGLSVIAVLVIGAIGLAQGAPALARRLQPLGARLARLSGHPGNRAWVRDLAERIERGRALMIENRSTLAGLIGIQLLALCGHSLAMLLILLSLGVHTSFAVVLAAFGAALITSLFNVLPGGGGTIETILAAVLGFLAVGPAAIPAAIIFRLLNFWLLLPGTALAYVWLTRERTSRNRTVQPD, encoded by the coding sequence ATGGAGCAGCCAATCGAGCCACTGGCGCAGCCAAAGCCGCCGAAAGCGTATGCCGCACGCTGGCGTGTGCTGCTGGGGCTGCTAATGACCGGCGGAGTGATCTGGCTTGTGGTGTACAACTGGGCCTGGTTGATCGAGGCGCTCGGCCTGGCGCGCGACGCCCAGCCGATCTGGCTGGCCGCAGCGCTGGCGGTTATTCTGGCCAGCTACATGGTCAGCGGCCAGGTCTTTCGGGTGGCGCTGCGGGCGCAGGGCTACCGGATCGGTACGCTGCGGGCCTGGCTGACCGCACTGGTAGCGATTATAATCAGCCAGTCGATGCCGGCCGGTGGGGTCGGCAGCTACGCGTTTTTAGTCACTACCTTTCGGCGGCGCGGCGTTGCGCTTGGCACCACAGCGCTGGTGGCAACGCTCGAGCTGATCAGCTACTCGTCGGCGATGACGCTAATCGCACTCTTCAGCTTGATCTATCTCTCGGTGCATAGCGTAACTGCCGGCGTAGCAGGGGCGGCGTTTGTGGTGCCACTGCTGATCGGGCTGAGTGTGATCGCCGTGCTGGTGATTGGCGCAATTGGGTTAGCGCAGGGCGCACCGGCACTGGCACGGCGCCTACAGCCGCTCGGGGCCAGGCTGGCGCGGCTGAGCGGGCATCCGGGCAATCGGGCCTGGGTGCGCGATCTGGCCGAGCGGATCGAGCGCGGGCGCGCGCTGATGATCGAGAATCGCAGCACACTGGCTGGTCTGATCGGCATCCAGCTGCTGGCGCTGTGCGGCCACAGCCTGGCGATGCTGCTGATCTTGCTGAGCCTGGGGGTACACACCTCGTTCGCGGTAGTGCTGGCCGCGTTTGGCGCAGCCCTGATCACCAGCCTGTTCAACGTGCTGCCCGGCGGCGGCGGCACGATCGAGACGATCCTGGCGGCGGTGCTGGGCTTTCTAGCCGTCGGCCCGGCCGCCATTCCTGCGGCGATCATCTTTCGCCTGCTGAACTTCTGGCTGCTGCTGCCAGGCACGGCGCTGGCGTATGTCTGGCTGACGCGTGAGCGCACGAGCCGCAACCGTACGGTGCAGCCCGATTGA
- a CDS encoding acetyl-CoA carboxylase carboxyltransferase subunit beta, translating into MKEWFRRQPKHFTPATRESGQQIPDNMWVKCPECSELNYVKQLNDNLKVCKCGYHMRLSAREWLGLLDGDSFVEQDAEIAPTDPLGFVSPKDNYSQKLAEKQQATGQHDVILSGYGLITGLPLQIAVAEFEFIGGSMGSVFGEKIARAAERAAERRVPLLTINTSGGARMQEGVLALMQMAKVSIALTRLSALGQPHISLMVDPCYGGVTASYASVADIIIAEPGANIGFAGRRVIEQAIRQKLPAHFQTAEFMLEHGMIDMVVPRAELRATIARLLRLYSGQPGYDVSANGTTAMVNA; encoded by the coding sequence ATGAAAGAGTGGTTTCGCCGGCAGCCCAAGCATTTCACACCCGCTACGCGCGAGAGTGGCCAGCAGATCCCCGATAACATGTGGGTGAAGTGCCCAGAGTGTAGCGAGTTGAATTATGTCAAGCAGCTTAACGATAACCTGAAGGTCTGCAAATGCGGCTACCATATGCGGCTGAGTGCGCGCGAGTGGTTAGGCTTACTCGATGGCGATTCGTTCGTCGAGCAGGATGCCGAGATCGCCCCGACCGACCCGCTCGGCTTTGTATCGCCAAAAGATAACTACAGCCAGAAGCTGGCCGAGAAGCAGCAGGCAACCGGCCAGCACGATGTGATCCTGAGTGGGTATGGGCTGATCACCGGCCTGCCGCTACAGATCGCGGTGGCCGAGTTCGAGTTTATCGGCGGCTCGATGGGCAGCGTATTCGGCGAGAAGATCGCCCGCGCGGCCGAGCGCGCGGCCGAGCGCCGCGTGCCGCTGCTGACGATCAACACGTCGGGCGGCGCGCGCATGCAGGAGGGCGTGCTGGCGCTAATGCAGATGGCCAAGGTCAGCATCGCGCTCACCCGGCTATCGGCGCTCGGGCAGCCACATATCTCGCTGATGGTCGACCCATGCTACGGCGGGGTGACGGCCTCGTACGCCTCGGTGGCCGATATCATCATCGCCGAGCCGGGCGCGAATATTGGCTTCGCCGGGCGCCGCGTGATCGAGCAGGCCATCCGCCAGAAGCTGCCTGCCCATTTCCAGACTGCCGAGTTCATGCTCGAGCATGGCATGATCGACATGGTTGTGCCACGCGCCGAGCTGCGCGCCACGATCGCGCGGCTGCTGCGGCTGTATAGCGGCCAGCCGGGCTACGACGTGAGCGCGAACGGCACTACCGCGATGGTAAATGCATAG
- a CDS encoding SH3 domain-containing protein, whose amino-acid sequence MLDALQNPIVIAIVVLVLLVLIAISVLLRRRRSAQAAVLPPPELGPAVDYTSIPFEEPKSLGERLRDAPIGVKVLLALVPLALIIAGFVVWQAFFSAPPETANVPPPPPPAITDVSATLTSAARIVAEAKTNLPDGTQVTATMEQGGQDFAWLNQQSAQAQVAGGQVRVVIERSGSAPAPARDQEQTITLHASANGQSVSSEPAKLSIPSIYVNDFFRDQAAAPTAAPTAAPTAKPPAAPTAAPTAAPTAAPVASLKATVFNGGNVREQPINGKVLDQINANESVTLLEKTTDGAWYKITNVRGVTGWVSVTLLTLDDALASQVPLVGQKPGAGAPTPAPSASLKAPVFNGGNVREQPVNGKVLDQINANENVTLLAKNAAGTWYKITNVRGVTGWVSASLLTLDDAVAAKVPVAK is encoded by the coding sequence ATGCTTGATGCACTTCAGAATCCGATTGTGATCGCGATTGTCGTGCTCGTTCTGCTGGTGCTGATCGCGATCTCGGTGCTGCTGCGGCGGCGCCGCTCGGCGCAGGCAGCCGTGCTGCCGCCACCCGAGCTTGGGCCGGCGGTTGATTATACGTCGATACCGTTCGAGGAGCCGAAGTCGCTTGGCGAGCGGTTGCGCGATGCGCCGATCGGTGTGAAGGTGCTGCTGGCGCTGGTGCCGCTGGCCCTGATCATCGCCGGGTTCGTGGTCTGGCAGGCGTTCTTCAGTGCCCCGCCCGAAACGGCGAATGTGCCGCCGCCGCCACCACCGGCGATCACCGATGTGTCGGCTACGCTGACATCGGCCGCGCGGATTGTGGCCGAGGCCAAGACCAACCTGCCCGATGGCACGCAGGTGACGGCCACGATGGAGCAGGGCGGCCAGGATTTCGCCTGGCTCAACCAGCAATCGGCGCAGGCCCAGGTGGCTGGCGGCCAGGTGCGGGTCGTGATCGAGCGCAGCGGTAGCGCCCCCGCGCCGGCGCGCGACCAGGAGCAAACGATCACGCTGCACGCGTCGGCGAACGGCCAGTCGGTCAGCTCCGAGCCGGCCAAGCTGTCGATCCCATCGATCTATGTGAATGATTTCTTCCGCGACCAGGCCGCCGCGCCCACGGCCGCACCCACGGCCGCGCCCACGGCTAAACCGCCGGCCGCGCCTACGGCCGCGCCCACGGCGGCACCTACGGCCGCGCCGGTGGCCAGCCTGAAGGCCACCGTGTTTAATGGCGGGAATGTGCGCGAGCAGCCGATCAACGGCAAGGTGCTCGACCAGATCAACGCCAACGAGAGCGTGACACTGCTCGAGAAGACCACCGACGGCGCGTGGTACAAGATCACCAATGTGCGCGGCGTGACCGGCTGGGTCAGCGTCACGCTGCTGACGCTCGACGACGCGCTGGCCAGCCAGGTGCCGCTAGTGGGCCAGAAGCCTGGCGCTGGTGCGCCCACGCCGGCGCCGTCGGCCAGCCTGAAGGCCCCGGTGTTCAACGGCGGGAATGTGCGCGAGCAGCCGGTTAACGGCAAGGTGCTCGACCAGATCAACGCCAACGAGAACGTGACGCTGCTCGCAAAGAATGCGGCCGGCACCTGGTATAAGATCACCAACGTGCGCGGCGTGACTGGCTGGGTCAGCGCATCGCTGCTGACGCTCGACGACGCGGTGGCCGCGAAGGTGCCGGTGGCGAAGTAA